In one window of Nodosilinea sp. PGN35 DNA:
- a CDS encoding iron ABC transporter permease codes for MVTLTRPPKPQVRPRRSPYRTPLALGLLLLGLLLVVGLSLTQGSVPMSGPELWAALLRQGNPTHQVILWDLRLPRLVAALLVGAALGVSGALLQGMLRNGLASPFLLGISSGAGLVVVLVVTLGLWQVWVPLGAWLGAIATTALVYLLACSRGGLSVERLILGGVAFSSLFGAIQSLLLLTARDGRIQAALNWLIGSFNGRGWAEVRLVGPAMVVALVVGCLLARQVNLLNLGDDLAVGLGTSLVRSRLGIGAAATFLAAGAASIAGLVGFVGLIVPHGVRLLVGTDYRLVLPFSALGGALVLAAADLVARAGPVELPVGVVTAFLGAPVFIWLLYRRNTLGGR; via the coding sequence ATGGTGACCCTGACTCGACCCCCTAAACCTCAAGTGCGCCCCCGGCGATCGCCCTATCGTACGCCCCTGGCCCTGGGGCTGCTGCTGCTGGGGCTGCTCCTGGTGGTGGGGCTGTCGCTCACCCAGGGCTCGGTGCCGATGAGCGGGCCGGAACTGTGGGCGGCGCTGCTGCGCCAGGGCAACCCCACCCACCAGGTGATCCTGTGGGATCTGCGCCTGCCCCGGCTGGTGGCGGCGCTGCTGGTGGGGGCTGCCCTGGGGGTGTCCGGGGCGCTGCTCCAGGGCATGCTGCGCAACGGGCTGGCCAGCCCGTTTTTGCTGGGCATTTCCTCCGGGGCGGGGCTGGTGGTGGTGCTGGTGGTCACCCTGGGGCTGTGGCAGGTGTGGGTGCCCCTGGGGGCCTGGCTGGGGGCGATCGCCACCACGGCCCTGGTCTACCTGCTGGCCTGTAGCCGGGGCGGGCTGTCGGTGGAGCGGCTGATCCTGGGCGGGGTGGCCTTTAGCTCGTTGTTTGGGGCAATCCAGTCGCTGCTGCTGCTGACGGCGCGGGACGGCCGCATTCAGGCGGCGCTGAACTGGCTGATCGGCAGCTTCAACGGGCGGGGCTGGGCGGAGGTGCGGCTGGTGGGGCCGGCGATGGTCGTCGCCCTGGTGGTCGGCTGTCTGCTGGCCCGCCAGGTGAACCTGCTGAACCTGGGCGATGATCTGGCGGTGGGGCTGGGCACCTCCCTGGTGCGATCGCGCCTGGGGATCGGCGCGGCGGCCACCTTCCTGGCCGCCGGAGCCGCCAGCATCGCCGGGCTGGTGGGCTTTGTGGGGCTGATCGTGCCCCACGGGGTGCGGCTGCTGGTGGGCACCGACTACCGGCTGGTGCTGCCCTTTTCGGCCCTGGGGGGTGCCCTGGTGCTGGCGGCGGCGGATCTGGTGGCGCGCGCCGGCCCGGTGGAACTGCCGGTGGGGGTGGTGACGGCCTTTTTGGGTGCCCCCGTGTTCATCTGGCTGCTGTACCGCCGCAACACCCTGGGAGGACGCTGA
- a CDS encoding bacterioferritin: MQDLDTRATTELLNQIMEFELAGVVRYTHYSLMVTGPYRIPIVDFFKAQAGESLLHAQEAGEIITGLEGHPSQRIAPIEETHRHGVRDLLQESLNHEQKALAMYKQLLDLVEDASIYLEEYARTKIGQEELHNLEIKKMLRDFSGW; this comes from the coding sequence ATGCAAGACCTGGATACGCGGGCGACGACAGAGTTACTCAACCAGATTATGGAGTTTGAGCTGGCGGGGGTGGTGCGCTACACCCACTACTCATTGATGGTGACGGGGCCATACCGGATTCCGATTGTGGATTTTTTCAAGGCCCAGGCGGGGGAGTCGCTGCTGCACGCCCAGGAGGCAGGGGAGATCATCACCGGGCTGGAGGGGCACCCCAGCCAGCGCATTGCCCCCATTGAAGAGACCCACCGCCACGGCGTGCGCGACCTGCTGCAAGAGAGCCTCAACCACGAGCAAAAGGCCCTGGCCATGTACAAGCAGCTGCTAGACCTAGTAGAAGACGCCAGCATTTACCTGGAGGAATACGCCCGCACCAAGATCGGCCAGGAGGAGCTGCACAACCTGGAAATTAAGAAAATGCTGCGGGACTTTAGCGGATGGTGA
- the modB gene encoding molybdate ABC transporter permease subunit yields MALELSPLWISLKVAGLATVVAFFSGLAAAYWMLGYRGPGKSLIEGVLVAPLVLPPTVVGFLLLLVLGRSGPLGQGLRSLGINLIFTWYGAVIAATVVAFPLMYRTTLGAFEQIDPTLIQVARTLGAREGRIFWRILLPLSVPGLLAGLTLAFARALGEFGATLMVAGNIPGRTQTMPMAIYFAVEAGAMNEAWLWVAIILMVSLSGIVGANLWQAQRHCRANTVLPETGRDLAQPSLGGDGVKRPWALAPQTVYPAAQKAAFLPPGLELTPAPPPFPRSSVPPSLHVTIYKPLATFPLEVSFEVGAEPLGILGASGSGKSMTLRCIAGVETPASGRIVLNNRVLFDSEAGINLPSHRRRVGLLFQTYALFPHLTVAENIGFGLQDLPRGERMQRVSGWLATMQLQGLGDRYPDQISGGQQQRVAFARALAIAPEVLLLDEPLSALDTYLRSQVEQQLIETLAGYGGVTLFVTHNLEEVFRVCPQIMVMAAGQPVASGTKHAVFERPGSAIAAQITGCKNFSRATRLSPTTIQAEDWNCVLEVVEPIPPGLSQVGFRAHHIAFVKTPQLPNTFPGWVVSTSETPHRVTLFLKLNGRPERADGLEPRANYHLQAELPKELWQTWKQQPMPWYVHLAPERVLCWSVTE; encoded by the coding sequence ATGGCCTTAGAGCTATCGCCTCTGTGGATTTCTCTAAAGGTGGCCGGACTGGCTACGGTGGTTGCCTTTTTTTCAGGCCTTGCCGCCGCCTACTGGATGCTGGGCTATCGGGGGCCGGGGAAATCGCTGATTGAGGGAGTTTTGGTGGCTCCGCTGGTGCTGCCGCCGACGGTGGTAGGCTTTTTGCTGCTGCTGGTGCTGGGCCGCAGCGGGCCGCTGGGGCAGGGGCTGCGATCGCTCGGCATCAACCTCATCTTTACCTGGTACGGGGCGGTCATCGCCGCCACCGTGGTGGCGTTCCCTCTGATGTATCGCACCACCCTGGGGGCCTTTGAGCAGATTGACCCGACGCTGATCCAGGTGGCACGCACCCTGGGGGCCAGGGAGGGACGAATTTTTTGGCGCATTTTGCTGCCGCTGTCGGTGCCGGGGCTGCTGGCGGGCCTCACCCTGGCCTTTGCCCGCGCCCTGGGCGAATTTGGGGCGACGCTGATGGTGGCGGGCAACATTCCGGGACGGACTCAGACAATGCCGATGGCGATCTACTTTGCGGTAGAAGCCGGGGCAATGAATGAAGCCTGGCTATGGGTGGCGATTATTTTGATGGTGTCGCTCTCAGGGATTGTTGGCGCAAATCTGTGGCAGGCCCAGCGCCATTGCCGGGCAAATACTGTGCTGCCTGAGACCGGGCGAGACCTGGCCCAACCCAGTCTAGGAGGGGATGGGGTTAAGCGCCCATGGGCATTGGCTCCTCAAACGGTTTACCCTGCTGCTCAAAAGGCAGCCTTTCTCCCCCCCGGGTTAGAGCTGACCCCTGCGCCGCCCCCGTTCCCCCGCTCCTCCGTTCCCCCATCTCTGCACGTCACGATCTATAAACCTCTGGCCACCTTTCCCCTAGAGGTTTCCTTTGAGGTTGGCGCTGAGCCGCTGGGCATTCTCGGTGCATCGGGCTCGGGCAAGTCGATGACGCTGCGGTGCATTGCCGGGGTAGAGACTCCGGCCAGCGGGCGAATTGTGCTGAATAATCGAGTGCTTTTCGACAGCGAGGCGGGGATCAACTTGCCCAGCCATCGGCGGCGAGTGGGGCTGTTGTTTCAAACCTACGCGCTGTTTCCCCATTTGACTGTGGCTGAGAATATTGGCTTTGGCTTACAGGACTTGCCCAGGGGGGAGCGGATGCAGCGGGTGAGTGGCTGGTTGGCGACGATGCAGCTACAAGGTCTGGGCGATCGCTACCCCGATCAGATCTCCGGGGGACAGCAGCAGCGGGTGGCCTTTGCCCGCGCCCTGGCCATAGCCCCAGAGGTGCTGTTGCTAGATGAACCGCTCTCGGCGCTAGATACCTACCTGCGCAGCCAGGTAGAGCAGCAGTTGATCGAGACACTGGCGGGCTATGGCGGGGTGACACTGTTTGTCACCCATAATCTGGAGGAGGTGTTTCGGGTGTGCCCCCAGATTATGGTGATGGCGGCAGGGCAGCCTGTTGCCTCTGGCACAAAGCATGCGGTGTTTGAGCGGCCGGGCAGTGCGATCGCAGCCCAGATCACCGGCTGCAAGAATTTTTCTAGGGCCACCAGGCTATCGCCCACAACCATCCAGGCTGAAGACTGGAACTGCGTGCTGGAGGTGGTGGAGCCCATCCCCCCTGGCCTCAGTCAGGTAGGATTTCGAGCTCACCACATTGCCTTTGTCAAAACCCCGCAGCTGCCCAACACCTTTCCCGGCTGGGTAGTCTCCACCAGCGAAACACCCCACCGGGTGACCCTGTTTCTCAAGCTCAATGGTCGCCCAGAGCGGGCAGACGGCTTGGAGCCCAGGGCGAATTACCACCTGCAAGCAGAATTGCCTAAGGAGCTGTGGCAGACCTGGAAGCAGCAGCCCATGCCCTGGTATGTGCATTTGGCTCCAGAGCGGGTGCTGTGCTGGAGCGTGACTGAATAG
- the modA gene encoding molybdate ABC transporter substrate-binding protein produces MKRRNFLALMVAFGLSLSLGTACQPEISGGSAAQTTLLVSAAASLQDALAVVQTNFEAEHSDIAINYNFGSSGALQQQIEQGAPVDVFISAGVQQMDALEEQDLLLPNTSIDLLGNRLVLIAPNDSTLGLTAFPELTRSEVERVSVGEFRSVPAGQYAEQVLSNLGILTDLQPKLVFANNVRGVLAAVESGNVDAGIVYATDAAISEQVTVVATAAEDLHDPIVYPVAIVGDAASPEAARTFLDYLASDAAGAVFEDFGFTLLN; encoded by the coding sequence ATAAAAAGACGTAATTTTCTAGCGCTGATGGTTGCCTTTGGGCTGAGCCTCTCTCTGGGCACGGCCTGTCAGCCTGAGATTTCTGGGGGCAGTGCGGCCCAGACCACGCTGCTGGTTTCGGCGGCAGCCAGCCTTCAAGATGCCCTAGCGGTGGTGCAAACCAATTTTGAAGCGGAGCACTCCGATATCGCCATCAACTATAACTTTGGCTCTTCCGGTGCGCTGCAACAGCAGATTGAGCAGGGTGCCCCTGTGGATGTCTTTATTTCTGCCGGGGTGCAGCAAATGGATGCCCTCGAAGAGCAAGATCTGCTGCTGCCCAATACCTCCATAGATCTGCTGGGCAACCGCCTAGTGCTAATTGCCCCCAACGACTCTACCCTGGGCCTGACCGCCTTCCCTGAGCTGACCCGGAGCGAGGTAGAGCGGGTTTCAGTGGGTGAGTTTCGCAGTGTGCCCGCCGGACAGTATGCTGAGCAGGTGCTGAGCAATCTGGGCATTTTGACAGACCTTCAGCCCAAGCTGGTTTTTGCCAACAACGTGCGGGGGGTGCTCGCCGCCGTTGAGTCGGGCAATGTGGATGCGGGCATTGTCTACGCTACCGATGCGGCCATTTCAGAGCAGGTGACGGTGGTGGCGACGGCGGCTGAAGATCTGCACGACCCAATTGTCTATCCGGTGGCGATCGTGGGCGATGCCGCTAGTCCAGAAGCCGCCCGCACCTTTCTCGACTACCTGGCCAGCGATGCGGCGGGGGCGGTGTTTGAAGACTTTGGCTTTACCCTGCTGAACTAA
- a CDS encoding molybdopterin-binding protein: MPRKSQGWITFQASAAERQILDDYCQRNQRSKTDILRELVRGLEQRDGELQAESATAVPFTTEPPEPSSLQVKQDFAISARNLLRTTVTAIASDGVNVELTLTAAPGVEVIAMVTLASVKRLNLAEGKEVYAVIKANSVMVAAVAP, encoded by the coding sequence ATGCCCCGAAAAAGTCAAGGATGGATTACCTTTCAGGCCTCGGCGGCGGAGCGCCAGATACTGGATGACTACTGCCAGCGTAACCAGCGCTCCAAAACCGATATTCTGCGAGAATTGGTGCGGGGCCTAGAACAACGCGACGGGGAATTGCAGGCAGAGTCGGCAACTGCGGTGCCCTTCACAACGGAGCCGCCAGAGCCGAGCAGTTTGCAGGTCAAACAGGACTTTGCCATCAGCGCCCGCAACCTGCTGCGCACAACCGTAACGGCGATCGCCTCGGACGGCGTCAATGTCGAACTCACCCTCACCGCTGCTCCTGGGGTTGAGGTAATTGCCATGGTCACCCTGGCCTCGGTGAAGCGCTTGAATCTGGCCGAAGGCAAAGAGGTCTACGCGGTGATTAAGGCCAACAGTGTGATGGTCGCGGCGGTCGCACCCTAG
- a CDS encoding iron ABC transporter permease codes for MHPATRPPPHPFPPRQMGLLGLGILLMAVFLASLALGSVSIPPSQVVTILLGGEPARASWQAIVLQFRLPRAIAAMAAGSALAISGLQLQALFRNPLAGPSILGINAGASLGAALVVLTGSGAAGWLGQISLVAAASLGATATMGLVLLVAQRVRSSLALLIFGLMLGYTTTALVTILLHFSQVDQALAYLSWTFGSFAGVTWQQIPVLLPIIALGLGLAYLACKPLNLLLLGEEQALSLGLSIQLTRLYLIVSSSLLAGTVTAFCGPIAFLGVAVPHLGRALFRTLDHRVLVPASILLGALLALVADGVAQLPGSQVILPLNAVTALIGAPVLIWLMLRRNPVR; via the coding sequence ATGCACCCCGCCACCCGCCCACCACCCCACCCCTTCCCCCCTCGGCAGATGGGTCTGCTCGGTCTGGGCATTTTGCTGATGGCTGTCTTTCTGGCCAGCCTGGCCCTGGGGTCGGTTTCGATTCCGCCCTCGCAGGTGGTCACCATTTTGCTGGGGGGGGAACCCGCCAGAGCGTCCTGGCAGGCGATCGTGCTGCAATTTCGCCTGCCCAGGGCGATCGCCGCAATGGCCGCCGGGTCGGCCCTGGCGATTAGCGGTCTCCAGCTGCAAGCCCTGTTTCGCAATCCCCTGGCCGGGCCGTCGATCTTAGGCATCAATGCCGGGGCCAGTTTGGGGGCCGCCCTGGTGGTGCTCACCGGCAGCGGGGCGGCGGGGTGGCTCGGCCAGATTAGCCTGGTGGCCGCCGCCAGCCTGGGAGCCACCGCCACCATGGGCCTGGTGCTGCTGGTCGCCCAGCGGGTGAGAAGTTCCCTGGCGCTGCTGATCTTTGGGCTGATGCTGGGCTACACCACCACCGCCCTGGTGACCATCCTGCTGCACTTCAGCCAGGTTGATCAGGCCCTGGCCTACCTAAGCTGGACCTTTGGCAGCTTCGCAGGCGTGACCTGGCAGCAGATCCCCGTGCTGCTGCCGATCATTGCCCTGGGGCTGGGGCTGGCCTACCTGGCCTGCAAACCGCTCAACCTACTGCTGCTGGGTGAAGAGCAGGCCCTCAGCCTGGGGCTGTCGATCCAGCTGACGCGCCTGTACCTGATCGTCAGCTCATCGCTGTTAGCCGGTACGGTCACCGCCTTCTGCGGCCCGATCGCCTTTTTAGGCGTAGCTGTTCCCCACCTGGGGCGGGCGCTGTTTCGCACCCTCGACCACCGCGTGCTGGTGCCCGCCTCGATCCTACTCGGCGCACTTCTGGCCCTGGTGGCCGACGGCGTCGCCCAACTGCCCGGCAGCCAGGTGATCTTGCCCCTCAACGCCGTCACGGCTCTGATCGGGGCCCCGGTGCTGATCTGGCTCATGCTGAGGCGAAATCCTGTTCGGTAA
- a CDS encoding metallophosphoesterase, whose product MPLTLAQITDTHLLTDPTAQLRGCNPWQSFRSVLREVAQCQPDGLLLTGDLADRGDRAAYEQLREAIAPLHLPVYWVPGNHDDDATAQAILQGTQYRGPQRQGLESIDLGSWRLLLLNSVLPGAQFGEGALAPATLRSLRTELTRHRHQPTALALHHHPVPTGIDWLDQMQVQNADALLALLNGFSQVQLILFGHIHQAFHRPLQTQTGAIACYGCPSTGLQVTPSTPTPDHHWPGFRLLTLHPSGSYHTEIRRVPSPAPT is encoded by the coding sequence ATGCCCCTCACCCTCGCCCAAATCACCGACACCCACCTGCTCACCGACCCCACCGCCCAACTGCGCGGCTGCAACCCCTGGCAGAGCTTTCGGTCTGTGCTGCGCGAGGTGGCGCAGTGCCAGCCCGATGGACTGCTGCTGACCGGCGACCTGGCCGATCGGGGCGATCGCGCCGCCTATGAGCAGCTGAGGGAGGCGATCGCCCCCCTCCATCTGCCCGTCTACTGGGTACCCGGTAACCACGACGACGATGCCACCGCGCAAGCGATACTCCAGGGAACTCAATACCGTGGCCCCCAGCGGCAGGGGCTGGAGTCGATTGATTTGGGCAGTTGGCGACTGCTGCTGCTCAACTCGGTACTGCCGGGGGCGCAGTTTGGCGAAGGGGCTCTGGCCCCCGCTACCCTGCGATCGCTGCGCACCGAGCTGACCCGGCACCGCCATCAACCCACCGCCCTGGCCCTGCACCACCACCCGGTGCCCACCGGCATCGACTGGCTCGACCAAATGCAGGTGCAAAACGCCGACGCTCTGCTGGCTTTACTCAACGGCTTCAGCCAGGTGCAGCTGATTCTGTTTGGCCACATTCACCAGGCTTTTCATCGCCCCCTGCAAACTCAGACCGGGGCGATCGCCTGCTATGGGTGCCCCTCCACCGGCCTCCAGGTCACCCCCTCCACCCCAACGCCCGATCACCACTGGCCTGGCTTCCGGCTCCTCACCCTCCACCCCAGCGGCAGCTACCACACCGAAATCCGACGGGTTCCTTCCCCGGCCCCCACCTGA